Within the Miscanthus floridulus cultivar M001 chromosome 2, ASM1932011v1, whole genome shotgun sequence genome, the region TTAGTTTAAGTACTACAATTATCTTTCAATACCTGTCTGATTACAGACATGATGCCAAATGAAACAATGCTTGTTGTTGATTGTTGAGGCACTTGTAGTTCACGTGTTTTGTCAAGATACTCTATTGACCCCTTTATTGGTATTATAtgtggcattttattgattaaatgtTCACTCATGATGAAGCCTGTTGATAATTCTGCAATTTCATAATTGTGGTTGCACTATAACTGTAGTTTTTTTCCCCCGATCTACATGATTGTTGGCTTCAGTCTTTATGATTTTCCTAAAAGCTGGTTTTTGTGAATTGTGATTGTACTGATGcttctaagtaaaggaaaaatccATTACGGGACTCTTTGGTTGCCTGCATTAGCATGTATCTAGGCTTCTGCAGCGCACTTTGCCTGTGTTTGGTTGTTCGTGGAAATTTTTATTCAGGCTTAAACAATGTTCAAATCATAGCTAGTACATTGAATTAGGAGATGTAGATTTACACAAGCTGATGGACACgcacaaaaataaaaaagaaatactcTCACCTCTTTTTACCTTTATTTTTGAAAGGCACCTCTTTCTACCTTTACTAGAAACATAAGGTCTATACTAAAACATGGATGTGACTGCATATAACAAAATGTTAGCAACCAAACACAATTTTACCAAATGTTTGTGTAGGGTAACTAAACGCTAAGATATCGTATACGATTATTCTGACTTAGATTGTGCTGCATAAGGTATAGTTCAAGCAAAAAGTCAATGTAAGCAATCAATTACACCCTATGTTAAGGATTCCTTTTGGCCTTCCTGGAAACAAATCAAACGGCATTTCTAGCAACTAAGAATCAGAGTGAATCCAAACAGACAGATGCATAAAGTTGTGCTATCTATTAGTAAAAATTGTTAAGACAGGTTGTTAGCAACCACTAAgaattagagcaactccaagagagttGCTATTCTGGTTCTAAAGTCTAATTTAGAGTTTTTGAAGAagaaatcagcctccaacagatcCTCTATCCGGTATTCTAAATTAGCTCGCTAGCTATTCCGTTCTTTCCGCTCGCTAGAAAAAGCCAGCCGGGGGCGCTCGCTATCCGCCTCCCCGCGCCTGATTCCCGCGCACGCTGAGTGTCCTGCGTCCGAGACGCTGCTCGCTGGCTGCTTGGGATTGGAGGACGCCACCGCCGGTGGAGGCGTGCCTCGGCATGCCCGCTTCAAGCATCGCTGCCTCTACGTCCTACACGACCGACGACTGGCTGCGGGCAGCGATTGCTGCCGCAACAACAAGTATGCTGCAGCCGATGCGGCCATTGTGGAACCGCCGGAGAGAGCCTGCAGGTGTGCTTGTCCATCACCAAGCAACAGGCAAGGATGCCTGCAGCCTGAACGAAGGCAGACGAGCAGTGCAAAGCAAACGCTGCAAGTCTGGAGGAGCAAGCAGGTTGCTTGCTTTGCTCTCTGGTTGCCTTGCTCTGCCTTTGGGTCGGGACCCGGTGACATGGCACGCTTTTGAATATGGAGGAACGCAAATTTTATCGAGTCTCTTGGACTAGTCTGATTTTTTTGAGAGAGTTCTATTTTAGATAATAGCTAAATCAAGATATTTAGGAAAAAAAATTGGCtaatctcttggagttgctcttagcatGCTAAAATGTGTGGGTCCAAAATTAGAATGTGTGCGAACATCGTCAGTTCGTCATCAATGCAAAGTTCCACCTTGACTAGTTGGCCAAGAGAATAGAGACTGCTTACTAATGCTCTTGCTTGTGCATCGTTCCTTCTGTTTCCGTCCATCCATGTGCGTTCGCCCTCTTACATTGGTTTGTGATTGACATGCATGTGCTCTCTTATTGCCAGCCACGAGTtctatgcccccccccccccccccccccccccccccagtcaTCTACCACTTCGTTCAAATGGCTTCGCTCCGCTCTGGAATTCAAATTTGCCGCCATGATTACCATCCTGATGTAAGGAAGCAAGCGGCACTGATACCACCTTCAGTTCTGAGTTCCAGCGCCTATTGCCCATGCCCGTCTCCCTGTTTCTGTACATGGTGGACACGTGACAGGTGTTTGATATTGCAATGCTACTCGGTTGTTTACTTTAGATGCGTGGCGGATGGCTCCATCAGGTCACTAAAGAGACAGCTGGTGATCGAGGGACGGAGAGAGACGGCGTCGGGTGTCGGCACTCGGGAACAACTGGAAGATGTGTTCACTGATCCCTGACGTTTACTGATGTTTCTGAAAACAGTACGATCCCCACCCAGATAGTGGCACCTAGCCGCGGATTTCTGTCACTCGCAGCGGCTGCGATTGTTAAAAAGGCTGGCTGCCCACGTCATGTGACCCCCGGCCGCGCCGATGGGATAGGGGATGGAGATGGACATGGACAGCGGGAGAACTCGATGCGCCCACCGCGCACGACGCCGTGCCCGCTGCCGAACGGTACAGGCCGCGCGGATTACCCAGTAGCTGGACAAACTGTCTCCCGTTCCTTCACAGGTTTCTATTAGCTCGAATGCTCATTTTCTCCACTGTTTCGAGGTACGGTTGTGAGGTCACGCCTCCTCGTATGGCCGTTTTGAACGAGTTGGATGCCCACATGATATCTGACCCACACACGTAACCCCGGCCGATGAAAGGGCCGACCAAGTTGGTGTAAGCTGGCAAGCTTCAACTGCGAGACACGCCTAGCTTCTTTTCCGCTTTTGTTTAGCGGAAGTAATTAAATCAGTGTCGGTAGCAAATGGAGGAATCCTTACAGCTAGCTTAGCTGCCTACCAGAGCGTAACTTCGCACAAGGCGCACGCGGCTTCGGCGAAAGGCTAAAAGGCGTCCATTGGACCAGCAGAGAGACGGAGcgagattaaaaaaaaaaacactcccgGCACCCGCCGCCACCAGGCTTTGCGCCTCCCGTGCGGTAGCAAAGGATTCGCGGAATTTGCGTGAGCGCCGTGCCGTGCGTAACACCAACCGCGCGCACCAGCGGGCGATGCGCTCTGCCTGCGCCTTCCCAAATTAAGGCCTGCTCCGATGATTGGTGCCGCCACGCGCGGGCACCATCGCCGTCAATTACTGTGGTCCTCTGAATCATTGCAACGGAACCTAACGTTCATTAAGCAGAGTGCAGAGTGCAGACTGCAGATCGCTCGAACAGCTAGGTGAATTTCTTTCGGAGGGTCAAACTGGCTGGAGGTTTTCCAATAAGCTACAGTACTCCTCTTGTTACGAGGGGCTGCCAACGTTGCAAATCCCCtagaagctgctgctgcagctTTTCTTTCTGCCGGATGAAAATTAAATTGGATTTGGAGCACAAAAGGTTCCCTGTCGTCGGGCGACGGGCCAACCACCACCACTCCTTGTCTTCCTCCGTGTGTCCGTCGAAGTGCTGCCCGCTTCTCCAACACGAGTGCTGGCCGGACATTACAGGACAGGCATGGGCTGAGAATGGAGACGCGCAACTCTCAGCGGTCTCACCTCTGAACTCTGAAACCATTCAAGTATATATGGCCAAACGGAAAGATAGAAGTAGAGTAGGAGGCGAGTGGCATGATTGCCGGCGCCGAATGCAGTGCCCGCTCTTATCACATACATATATGACCTGATCGAGTGACGCCGCTGTACTTACGCACGTTTGAAGTTTACTGTGTCTCCCACGAACCAGAGGCCAACAACTGTTGTTTCCATGTTGACGATGAGCGCTGCTGGCCAAGTAAAGAATCTCACACACCCGACCACAATATAGTGTCCACGCACGAATATAGTTTGGTGGAAAGAGAGAACAAAGTGTGAGACGGTTCCAGTCAATTCAAGACAGGGAAACCAAAGCAAAGGAACCTTGAAAACGGATACATCCAGAACAGAAACCAAGCCACGAATTGCGATTACTATAACAAAACCAAAACCAGTCTTACATACAGGCAGCTAAGTGGTGAGTATACCATCCCCAAACTCTATAGGCTGCAGCTAAGCCAGCATCCCCTAATTAATAATAACATATGTACATGGAATCATCGATTGATCAACCAGTAACCAGTACAAGCGCATACGTGCGCGCGTGGAATTGAACCAACCAAGCACGCAAAGGAAAAAGCATGAGATCTGATCGATCGAGCACGCTGCATGAAGGTATAGATGATCACGTATGGGAACTGATGCATGGATCGGAGGCAGAATTGTGTATTCATCGATCACGGCCTCCACATGTCCTGGATGGTGGAGTGGAAGCTGGCGAGCACGAGGAGGAGCAGGACGACCATGGCGACGCCCCAGGGTGAGCTGCCCTCGGCGGGGGGTCGCTCGTAGCCCTTCCAGCGGCTCTCCCTGGGGTAGAAGCCGAAGTATCCCTCGAAGGAGTCGACGGAGGAGATCCAGCGGATGAGGAGGACGAGCGCGATGGGCACGGCCAGCAGCGCCCAGCTCAGCTGCTGCGACGCCTCCTCGATGAAGTCCTCGTAGGTGAAGAACCAGGAGACGCCCAGCAGGAGCGTCACCATGAGCAGGATCAGGATCACCGGGTACGGCAGCGGCGACAGCGTGAACGCCTCCACGATCGACGACTCCGCGCGCCGGTCGCCGTAGTACGACATGGCTGGCTGGCTTGGCTGGCGGTTGTTGCCTTGGACCTTGGTTGGTTGCTCTGGCCTCTGGGttctcctcctgctgctgctgctgctgcttgtttcgGGGAGCGTTGGGCGAAGGCAGGGGAAAGCGGGCCGAGGGAGAGGCGGGACGCGGGGGCGAACCGACGATGGGGATATAGGCGCGTGTAACCAACCACGATCGTGTCGTGTGCGCGGAGATGGATAGGTGCGTGTAACGACCCAAAAGGCTCCTGCTGCTGACGTGTGCAGATCGTACGCAGGGACGGTGGAGGCAGAGGATCGGACGCCCAGGCCTGCTGATTTGACACCTTACACCTGTGTTTAGTTGGAAattagtatttttatttttatttggtaattagtaattaggctcaaaacaacgttcgtctcgtgattttcaaccaaattatgcaattagtttttttcgtctacatttaatgctccatgcacgtatcacaagattcgatatgatagctactgtagcattttttgggaaaGTTTTTAAGAACTAAACACTAAACACAGCCAAACACTACTCGTGTAGTATGATTGTCGAGGATTTGCACAAACATAAGCAGATCAggttattatattatattatataggaGAGCCGAGAGGTATGGGAATAATCTGAGGGGTCGGTCAGTCGGTGCGCGACGTCTGGCACGGCGTACGCGTGGAGACCGGCAGCGCGGTCGTCTGCTCTCCCTTTTTTTCCCGGGGAGAGCAAAATCCGTGTAGCGGAAGATTATCGGGCTGTTTGCTTGTGGTAACCGATCGTGAATTATAAGttataatattatttttctcttttaCTAAACCAATCAACAATAATAATTCATTATCGTTTCGactgaaacgaacaggctgtacgTGTGATTGCATGCTGATATGCTTCCTTCCTTGAATTGCCTAATTGGAGTGGACCGTAAGTCTCTGGATTTCTGTTCGCTTAAACCTATCAATTAGCTTATtagacagtatttttctcttataataaaataGCTCCAATCAATTTTAATATCTGTCGAATAGGCCCTTGGATGCCCTGTGCTCCGGTAGTTTCCATGAATGAACTGAAGTGATCCACACATATCAATGTGGACGTCTGTGGTCCCTAGAGCTAGAGGCAAGCGTGTCCGGCGGTTCACTTCTCAATTTGTTTTAGATTATTTTATCTTGTTCTTTTTTACATAACATTATTAAATTATTCCAAATAATCCGAAATCTACTGTGTAAGCGAACCGCCCAACACGCCCATACTGGTACAAATCGTTCTGTCTGATTTGTGATGGACCTTTCGTGTCTAGTCAAGCCTCAGCAAAGACGCTTTCCAATATCTGGATCACAAAAGTCGTCACCAGGATCATAGCGAAACTGAAGCGCGGGATCCTCTGCAGTTGTAGTTGCGTACGGTACCAAATTTGCATGTAGTCGAACAGATACTCCCCTGTTTAATTAGCTTATTTAGAACTATTTTTTTAAAgttatgaaataatatttttctcttataatattttaatataagtattagcataagtcaaatttcagcatcACCGAATAggatgtgtcgggttcataaatccggggtccctcggggaccggctttcacgccaaggctcggcccagaagaacgacatttttcttcttctgaaccggcccaagagtctaaactcaacagaccggagcactcgctttagtcccaggccgccttcggcccatctctaCGACCGgggcactagctcaggctcaggccagctccgaacggcctctccgatccgAGCGCTAGCGTCAAGCCCCGGCTGCCTCCGTACgacctccactcggaaagcctgacccgaggaccgcctccgactccgaccccacaaTCGGGGCTCGCGGGAAGtatgctcaccgctcttctccgactggcgcgccagaaccgactggggaccatccgaccggggacgcccgctcaaaaAGAAttagaaggcgtgcggagaaaggcaaggcatggctcacaagtcaacaccactgtaccagggaccataccctacacgaagcagtgctctgcagccaccctaacgcaaagtattgtaggggccgctagaaactcccatatggtaagccccccgcgtgtctctggacatcgattgcggtatgggctccaggatttaccataccgggtgaacatagcacaactcctcacatgccactaggcatccagaagtattctaCAAGTatcggcgtccatccttcctgaagaagatatctcgaccccccgtgcacatctgacatcctacagcgacatcgacagtattgggaggcTTAAACCATTATTCAGTTTACATCACcataggcagcaagacttagaaatatctatactcttcccctctcacctataaagccatcccctttatctataaaagaggatgcactCCCTCCCCCGAAGGGGAGATCGAGTTCTTCAagcccagactcactagatcgacatcaacactcccaaccgtaAGACCACCAAGTTTCGACCGTGACCCTTCCGGTtggagccgaccgaacctcttgcacacccccttcttcctcctttttgtttgtacccccactacagactttgagcacctgggctcaggaataaagttgccgaccgaccccgactggacgtagggcacgtttcctgagctagtataaatcctgtgtcattgagtgctaggccacctccgatcacaacatataacaaaactacaagtatctactagttggtcactttctacaccgacagttggtgccgttCGTGAggaagatgttgtacgttcaacaccttttggtcatcgaatggcccatttttctgccaCTCCCGTCGTGCCGGGCTCCGACGATACGATTcgttttggctcgctggagttccccgtagtctcgcccaccgggatgcgggttccacccgtcttcgagccattccaggccttccgcttcgggagcctagacttcgtcgccgaccggctcggcgtactccacctccacaaGGAGGCTTGTGACCCGGCACCTGTCGGAGGaatgtcctccatcgactccgggacgcgcgacttcaacgacgcggcatctgcgcttcattctaagcaaactctctgctcagaccccactgtgagtaatatacgtgctactcactctttatttactatctctcacCAGTCACCCAGAGGAAATGTACCGCCCACGCCACAAAATgccatacgatcggttcccctatggccttgcgtccTCTGCGGACgcctacgctcgggggctccaaaggatgctgtcACCGTCCCCCCTCATGTTCGAGTTCATGGGAGTAGTGGGCTTCGTTCCTACCATTCCTCATGAACTTCTGGATGATGATGGCGAGAGCAACGGTTaaagcatcggtgatgtggcaccccGCCACTATCCGTCCcaggagtgcactatggcggatgctccaCGACAACCgtcggtggttgtggagtctgtgcagactcacacccctctagacccacgtGCAGGAGCCCTCGCGTCTGCGCAAGTACATgctgaggagctacgacaacgacGGCAGAATCAGCCGTCGTCTGCACCGGCGCCGTCGGtgtagcacgttgcgccccacaCGCCTAGCCTGGCGGGTGGCGCCTGGGGTCGCGCTTGTCAGGTTCAGCACGACATCATGAGCGAAGGAAACGATGTCCCACAATTTGCCTAGGCCAGCCAGAATATCGCtgatgcagcaatgcttctccgCGGTGTTCTCGAGCCCATCGACcctcaggagcgggcagtctaccggaacctctagGTTCTCGTAGAGGCCACCATCGTCCAACAGGCCgaaagctccgcatcgcgacTCCGACCCTCGCCCTCTCTCCCTACCGGGAGGATGAGGACGTGCTAGCCGGATCAATCCGTTCGCTCGCCACCGCCGCTGGTAGGCTCAGCTCAGGGAGTGGCAGCCGTGCCACGGTCTAACTAGGCACCTGCTCCACACTGACTGCACTAGGATGCTCGTAGCGTCAATAGCGAGCGTTGTCGAGCCCGATATGGTAACAACGTCTGCCATACGGCAGCAGGCGACACGGACCCTGGCCGAATCATCGAGGGAAGCGGAGAAACACGCCCTAGGCGCAATCGCCAGTCAGATGACTAgagccccagccctgagggcctaggGCCATGGGCCTTCAGCCGGCGCATCCAGAGAGCACCGTTTTCGTAGCGTTTTCGgcctcccaccaacatcaccaaatacaccggggagacaaacccaggcatttggcttgaagactttcGGCTTGCCTGTCGAGCCAGAGGAttggatgatgactttttcatcatccaatatcttcccatttgcataGGGgagcatgttcgggcatggctcgaattcctttcaCACGATAGTATCTGCGACTGGtgagacctcaagagggtctttgt harbors:
- the LOC136540285 gene encoding uncharacterized protein encodes the protein MSYYGDRRAESSIVEAFTLSPLPYPVILILLMVTLLLGVSWFFTYEDFIEEASQQLSWALLAVPIALVLLIRWISSVDSFEGYFGFYPRESRWKGYERPPAEGSSPWGVAMVVLLLLVLASFHSTIQDMWRP